One window of Camelina sativa cultivar DH55 chromosome 4, Cs, whole genome shotgun sequence genomic DNA carries:
- the LOC104783294 gene encoding probable receptor-like protein kinase At2g47060 isoform X1, translating into MSCFGCCEEDDMHKAADYGGHHNTAKHFPGNDAASETAQKGAPIVKVQPIEVPTIPVSELKESTNDFGSTSLIGEGSFGRVYYGVLNNDQPAAIKKLDSNKQPDNEFLAQVSMVSRLKHDNFVQLLGYCVDGNSRILAYEFAKNGSLHDILHGRKGVKGAQPGPVLSWYQRVKIAVGAARGLEYLHEKANPHIIHRDIKSSNVLLFEEDVAKIADFDLSNQAPDMAARLHSTRVLGTFGYHAPEYAMTGQLNAKSDVYSFGVVLLELLTGRKPVDHRLPRGQQSLVTWATPKLSEDKVKQCVDARLGGDYPPKAVAKLAAVAALCVQYEADFRPNMSIVVKALQPLLNARAVVAPGEGVH; encoded by the exons atGAGTTGTTTCGGCTGTTGCGAGGAAGATGATATGCATAAAGCTGCTGATTATGGTGGCCACCACAACACTGCCAAACACTTTCCAG GAAATGATGCAGCCTCTGAAACTGCACAAAAGGGCGCTCCAATTGTGAAGGTGCAGCCTATTGAAGTACCTACTATCCCTGTTAGTGAACTCAAGGAATCAACAAATGACTTTGGTTCCACTTCTCTCATCGGTGAAGGTTCCTTTGGAAGAGTATATTATGGAGTTTTGAACAATGATCAGCCTGCAGCTATTAAAAAGTTGGATTCTAACAAACAGCCTGACAATGAGTTCCTTGCCCAG GTTTCCATGGTTTCTAGGCTGAAACATGATAACTTTGTTCAACTTCTTGGCTACTGTGTTGACGGGAATTCACGGATACTTGCTTATGAGTTTGCCAAAAATGGATCTCTTCATGATATTCTTCATG GGAGAAAAGGTGTGAAGGGAGCACAGCCAGGCCCTGTCTTGTCTTGGTATCAACGAGTGAAAATTGCAGTTGGAGCTGCAAGAGGGCTTGAGTATTTGCATGAAAAAGCAAACCCTCACATCATTCACCGCGACATTAAATCCAGCAATGTCCTGCTCTTTGAAGAAGATGTTGCCAAAATTGCTGACTTTGATCTCTCTAATCAAGCTCCTGATATGGCAGCTCGCCTTCATTCCACCCGTGTTCTTGGAACTTTCGGTTATCATGCCCCTGA ATATGCAATGACCGGACAACTAAATGCCAAGAGTGATGTCTACAGCTTCGGGGTTGTCTTACTAGAACTTCTTACAGGCCGAAAGCCTGTTGATCATAGATTACCTAGAGGCCAACAGAGTTTAGTCACATGG GCTACACCTAAACTGAGCGAAGACAAGGTTAAACAATGCGTTGATGCAAGACTTGGTGGCGATTACCCTCCAAAAGCTGTTGCTAag TTAGCCGCGGTTGCTGCGTTGTGTGTGCAATATGAAGCGGATTTTAGGCCGAATATGAGTATTGTTGTCAAAGCTCTTCAACCTCTGTTGAATGCTCGAGCTGTAGTTGCTCCAGGCGAAGGAGTACATTAG
- the LOC104783294 gene encoding probable receptor-like protein kinase At2g47060 isoform X2, protein MISLQLLKSWILTNSLTMSSLPRLKHDNFVQLLGYCVDGNSRILAYEFAKNGSLHDILHGRKGVKGAQPGPVLSWYQRVKIAVGAARGLEYLHEKANPHIIHRDIKSSNVLLFEEDVAKIADFDLSNQAPDMAARLHSTRVLGTFGYHAPEYAMTGQLNAKSDVYSFGVVLLELLTGRKPVDHRLPRGQQSLVTWATPKLSEDKVKQCVDARLGGDYPPKAVAKLAAVAALCVQYEADFRPNMSIVVKALQPLLNARAVVAPGEGVH, encoded by the exons ATGATCAGCCTGCAGCTATTAAAAAGTTGGATTCTAACAAACAGCCTGACAATGAGTTCCTTGCCCAG GCTGAAACATGATAACTTTGTTCAACTTCTTGGCTACTGTGTTGACGGGAATTCACGGATACTTGCTTATGAGTTTGCCAAAAATGGATCTCTTCATGATATTCTTCATG GGAGAAAAGGTGTGAAGGGAGCACAGCCAGGCCCTGTCTTGTCTTGGTATCAACGAGTGAAAATTGCAGTTGGAGCTGCAAGAGGGCTTGAGTATTTGCATGAAAAAGCAAACCCTCACATCATTCACCGCGACATTAAATCCAGCAATGTCCTGCTCTTTGAAGAAGATGTTGCCAAAATTGCTGACTTTGATCTCTCTAATCAAGCTCCTGATATGGCAGCTCGCCTTCATTCCACCCGTGTTCTTGGAACTTTCGGTTATCATGCCCCTGA ATATGCAATGACCGGACAACTAAATGCCAAGAGTGATGTCTACAGCTTCGGGGTTGTCTTACTAGAACTTCTTACAGGCCGAAAGCCTGTTGATCATAGATTACCTAGAGGCCAACAGAGTTTAGTCACATGG GCTACACCTAAACTGAGCGAAGACAAGGTTAAACAATGCGTTGATGCAAGACTTGGTGGCGATTACCCTCCAAAAGCTGTTGCTAag TTAGCCGCGGTTGCTGCGTTGTGTGTGCAATATGAAGCGGATTTTAGGCCGAATATGAGTATTGTTGTCAAAGCTCTTCAACCTCTGTTGAATGCTCGAGCTGTAGTTGCTCCAGGCGAAGGAGTACATTAG